In a single window of the Scyliorhinus torazame isolate Kashiwa2021f unplaced genomic scaffold, sScyTor2.1 scaffold_81, whole genome shotgun sequence genome:
- the LOC140405568 gene encoding probable G-protein coupled receptor 139, translating into MDQNLSRIDGSVATMDQKLRTLEWNLPTIDGSLALGFLFYTQGYIPLAWRIMDILIRIQKGYYPLLAIVGVPANLITIVILKRKNCGLSECVTCYLVAMAVGDLLVVILDLILRHIPLVFAGSFQFLWDFPVCNIHAVLLYAATDCSVWFTVTFTFDRFVAICCPKLKSKYCSEKTAAVVLGTVTVLSCLKNILWYFMFTDDYRLGNNPWFCEVTMDVQYSPVWGAIEFIHNILTPCVPFVLILLFNVFTVRHIAVSSRARRRLRDHGSGESPRDPEMESRRKSIILLFVISANFILLWSLLMFYSIWCRMDYLGYKTIKLDYYVMELGFMLELLSCCTNTAIYAVSQTQFRQQLKNVLKLPFNTILQFIKS; encoded by the exons ATGGATCAAAACCTGTCAAGAATCGATGGGAGCGTTGCAACAATGGATCAAAAGCTGAGAACACTCGAATGGAACCTTCCAACAATAGACGGAAGTTTAGCCCTGGGTTTCCTCTTTTACACTCAAGGTTATATCCCTTTAGCATGGAGGATCATGGACATTCTTATTAGAATTCAAAAgggttattatcccctcctggctattgttggcgtccctg cgaacctcatcacaattgtgatcctgaagagaaagaacTGCGGACTGTccgaatgtgtcacttgttacctcgtGGCCATGGCAGTAGGGGATCTActagtcgtgattctcgacctgatattgagacacattccccttGTTTTTGCTGGAAGTTTTCAGTTCCTGTGGGacttccccgtgtgtaatatccacgccgtcctgctttatgcagccactgactgttctgtctggttcaccgtcactttcacctttgatcgatttgtggccatttgttgcccgaagctgaaaagtaaatattgcagcgagaaaacggcggctgtggttctgggaacagtgactgtgctgagctgtttgaagaacattcttTGGTATTTTATGTTTACAGATGACTATAGGTTGGGGAACAATCCCTGGTTTTGTGAAGTTACAATGGATGTTcagtactctccggtctggggagcGATCGAATTCattcacaacattctaaccccgtgtgttccatttgtcctgattttgctgttcaatgttttcaccgtcaggCACATTgccgtgagcagcagggcccgcaggagactccgggaccacggcagtggggagagtcccagagacccagagatggagagtcgtaggaaatccataattttactgtttgttatatcggccaatttcatcctgttatggtcattgTTAATGTTTTATTCTATATGGTGCCGGATGGATTATCTGGGGTATAAAACTATaaagttagattattatgttatggaattaggATTCATGTTGgagctcctgagctgctgtacaaacactgcgatttacgccgtgtcacagactcagttcagacagcagttgaagaatgtgctgaaattacCCTTTAatacaattcttcaattcattaaatcctga